From the Oryzias latipes chromosome 22, ASM223467v1 genome, one window contains:
- the LOC101160520 gene encoding E3 ubiquitin-protein ligase pellino homolog 2, which produces MFSSSQEEHCAPSKDPVKYGELVVLGYNGCLPNGDRGRRKSRFALLKRTKANGVKPSSVHILNTPQDSKAVNSKGQHSISYTLSRNHTVVVEYSHDKDTDMFQIGRSTESPIDFVVTDTIAGSQEGEETPITQSTISRFACRVFCERNPPYTARIYAAGFDSSKNIFLGEKAAKWKNPDGHMDGLTTNGVLVMHPKGGFVEESKPGVWREISVCGDVYTLRETRSAQTPGKLVENESNILQDGSLVDLCGATLLWRTAEGLFHTPTQKHLEALRQEINAARPQCPVGLNTLAFPSMQRSRALSSHEDKQPWVYLACGHVHGYHNWGHRSEQGPGPQRECPMCRMVGPYVPLWLGCEPAFYVDTGAPTHAFVPCGHVCSEKSVKYWSEIPLPHGTHAFHAACPFCATQLSLNQGCSKLIFQGPVD; this is translated from the exons ATGTTTTCGTCAAGCCAAGAAGAGCACTGCGCCCCGTCCAAAGACCCGGTGAAATACGGAGAACTGGTGGTACTGGG GTACAATGGCTGCCTGCCCAACGGAGATCGGGGTAGACGGAAAAGCAGATTTGCGCTATTGAAGAGGACCAAAGCCAACGGCGTTAAGCCCAGCTCTGTGCACATCCTCAACACACCCCAGGATAGCAAG GCCGTGAACAGCAAAGGTCAACACAGCATCTCCTACACACTGTCCAGGAACCACACGGTGGTGGTGGAGTACAGCCATGACAAAGACACAGACATGTTCCAG ATTGGACGTTCCACTGAGAGTCCCATAGATTTTGTGGTCACTGACACAATAGCAGGAAGCCAGGAGGGAGAAGAAACCCCCATCACTCAAAGCACCATCTCCCGCTTCGCCTGTCGGGTTTTCTGTGAGCGTAACCCCCCCTACACTGCTCGCATCTACGCAGCCGGCTTCGACTCTTCCAAGAACATTTTCCTCGGC GAAAAAGCTGCAAAATGGAAAAACCCTGATGGCCACATGGACGGTCTAACAACCAATGGGGTGCTAGTAATGCATCCTAAAGGGGGGTTCGTGGAAGAGTCCAAACCTGGAGTTTGGAGGGAGATCTCTGTTTGTGGAGATGTGTACACGTTGAGAGAAACCCGCTCCGCACAGACTCCTGGAAAACTG GTGGAGAATGAGAGCAACATTCTGCAGGACGGCTCCCTGGTGGATCTTTGCGGAGCCACGTTGCTGTGGCGCACGGCAGAGGGCCTCTTCCACACTCCCACCCAAAAACACCTGGAGGCTCTCAGGCAGGAGATCAACGCGGCCCGGCCCCAGTGCCCCGTAGGTCTCAACACCCTCGCCTTCCCCAGCATGCAGCGCAGCCGTGCCCTGTCATCCCACGAGGACAAGCAGCCTTGGGTTTACTTGGCCTGCGGCCACGTGCACGGCTATCACAACTGGGGCCACCGTTCGGAGCAGGGGCCCGGCCCTCAGCGGGAGTGTCCCATGTGCAGAATGGTGGGACCATACGTGCCGCTGTGGCTGGGATGTGAGCCCGCCTTCTACGTGGATACCGGTGCACCCACACACGCCTTTGTGCCTTGCGGACACGTGTGCTCGGAGAAGTCGGTAAAGTACTGGTCGGAGATCCCTCTGCCTCACGGCACGCATGCCTTCCACGCCGCCTGCCCTTTCTGTGCCACCCAGCTCAGCCTCAACCAGGGCTGCTCCAAGCTCATCTTTCAGGGCCCCGTGGACTGA